In a genomic window of Helianthus annuus cultivar XRQ/B chromosome 10, HanXRQr2.0-SUNRISE, whole genome shotgun sequence:
- the LOC110886626 gene encoding heparanase-like protein 3 has protein sequence MGSLIFQMGVFLFLLLLTFSCINLVDSQIVTRKDVLQGNVFIDGKSSIAKIDSDFICATMDWWPPEKCDYGTCSWGQASLLNVDLNNKIFQNAIKAFSPLKIRLGGSLQDKVVYQTEDNPKPCIQFKSNKSEMFGFTEGCLPLARWDQLSTFFKDTGAEIIFGLNALAGKTIQADGSAVGPWDPANAESFIRYTVKKNYAMYAWELGNELSGSGVGTRVTASQYASDTIALKNIVQKSYEGIEPKPRIIAPGGFFDANWFKEFIDKTPETLDIITHHIYNLGPGVDQHLVEKILDPSYLDREADTFKQLENILKTSTTSVSAWVGEAGGAYNSGHNLVTNAFVFSFWYLDQLGMSSVYDTKTYCRQTLIGGNYGLLNTTTFEPNPDYYSALLWHRLMGQKVLSVNFNGTKKIRSYAHCAKESGGITLLLINLDSKSTVDVSLSLDSAWSLHKLKSHVHYHHRKANKQRHSKISGTNTREEYHLTAKDGDLHSQVMMLNGKELGVNSNGEIPQFEPVNVDSSEPISVAPFSIVFAHIPNVTLYACGN, from the exons ATGGGTTCTTTGATCTTTCAAATGGgtgtctttcttttccttcttttATTAACTTTTAGCTGTATTAATCTTGTGGATTCACAAATTGTAACAAGAAAAGATGTTCTTCAAGGAAATGTTTTCATTGATGGCAAAAGTTCAATTGCAAAGATTGATAGTGACTTTATTTGTGCTACAATGGATTGGTGGCCACCAGAGAAGTGTGATTATGGTACTTGTAGCTGGGGCCAGGCTTCCCTCCTCAATGTG GATCTAAACAACAAAATTTTCCAAAATGCCATCAAAG CTTTTTCACCATTAAAGATAAGATTAGGAGGGAGTTTGCAAGACAAAGTTGTTTACCAAACAGAAGATAATCCAAAACCCTGCATTCAATTCAAAAGTAATAAATCAGAAATGTTTGGTTTTACTGAGGGCTGCCTACCACTAGCCAGATGGGATCAATTAAGTACTTTTTTTAAAGACACAGG GGCTGAAATTATTTTTGGTTTGAATGCACTTGCTGGCAAGACAATACAAGCTGATGGTTCAGCAGTTGGACCTTGGGATCCTGCAAATGCTGAATCTTTTATACGCTACACGGTTAAAAAGAATTACGCCATGTACGCTTGGGAGCTCG GGAATGAGCTAAGCGGAAGTGGAGTTGGAACAAGAGTAACTGCATCTCAGTATGCTTCCGACACAATCGCCTTAAAAAACATAGTTCAAAAAAGCTACGAGGGTATCGAGCCTAAACCTCGTATAATTGCACCCGGTGGCTTCTTTGATGCCAACTGGTTCAAGGAGTTTATAGACAAAACACCCGAAACACTGGACATAATCACTCACCATATATACAATCTCGGCCCAg GGGTTGATCAACATCTTGTTGAAAAGATACTAGATCCATCTTATCTCGATCGCGAGGCTGATACGTTTAAGCAACTCGAGAACATTCTCAAGACTTCGACAACTTCTGTTTCCGCTTGGGTTGGTGAAGCGGGTGGTGCGTACAACAGCGGGCATAATCTTGTGACCAATGCATTCGTGTTTAGTTTCTG GTACTTGGATCAGCTCGGAATGTCATCTGTTTATGACACGAAAACGTACTGCAGGCAGACGTTGATTGGAGGAAACTACGGTTTGCTTAATACTACAACCTTTGAGCCAAATCCGGATTACTACAG CGCTCTTCTTTGGCATCGTTTGATGGGTCAAAAAGTTCTTTCTGTAAACTTTAACGGGACGAAGAAAATACGATCGTATGCGCATTGCGCCAAAGAATCT GGGGGGATAACACTACTATTGATCAATCTAGACAGCAAAAGTACAGTTGATGTAAGCTTGTCTCTAGATAGCGCTTGGAGTTTACATAAACTCAAATCGCATGTTCATTATCATCATCGTAAAGCAAACAAACAGCGCCATTCCAAGATTAGTGGAACAAACACGCGAGAAGAATACCATTTAACCGCTAAAGACGGGGATCTACACAGTCAAGTGATGATGCTTAACGGTAAAGAACTAGGAGTAAATTCAAATGGCGAGATACCACAATTCGAGCCTGTGAATGTGGATTCTTCAGAGCCCATAAGTGTTGCTCCCTTTTCGATTGTGTTTGCTCATATCCCAAATGTTACTTTGTATGCGTGCGGGAATTAG
- the LOC110883337 gene encoding protein SRG1 codes for MGVGLGYCIVAAVASPGTIGVETFVRYRLPVVVIVFNNGGVYGGDRRNPEDITGPYKDDPAPTSFVPGAAYHLLIEAFGGKGFLVGTQMSLNLFLPNLFLQESLLLSMSRLIRMLVQKVAVNHGLSESYLDIVRQVIKHFLELPLEEKKKHYKQAGSPEGYGNDVTVDVSQVQDWCDRLSLQVLPKDQRKLQFWPENPSNFRETIDDYTMKIKSISAVIFEAMAKSLDLEENCFLKQFTEEHDVMLGRFILYPPCPTPDQVFGLKAHSDRSGITLLLQDPGVEGLQVFNGGKWYMVPVICDALFINLGDQMQG; via the exons ATGGGAGTCGGTTTGGGTTATTGTATCGTTGCAGCGGTGGCTTCACCTGGGACAATAGGAGTCGAG ACATTTGTTCGTTACCGGTTACCGGTAGTGGTGATAGTGTTCAACAATGGTGGTGTATACGGTGGTGACAGAAGAAACCCTGAAGACATTACGGGGCCGTATAAGGATGATCCCGCACCCACTTCGTTTGTCCCCGGTGCAGCGTATCATCTTCTAATTGAAGCTTTTGGTGGAAAAGGTTTTCTTGTTGGGACCCAGATGAGCTTAAATCTGTTCTTACCGAATCTTTTTCTGCAAGAAAGCCTGTTGTTATCAATGTCACGATTGATTCGTATGCTGGTGCAGAAAGTG GCTGTAAATCACGGGCTTTCAGAGTCATATCTAGACATCGTTCGACAAGTGATCAAACACTTCTTGGAGCTTCCGTTGGAGGAAAAGAAAAAACACTACAAACAAGCTGGTTCTCCCGAAGGCTATGGAAACGACGTGACAGTGGATGTGAGTCAAGTTCAAGATTGGTGTGATCGCCTTTCTCTTCAAGTCCTCCCAAAAGATCAAAGAAAACTCCAGTTCTGGCCCGAAAACCCATCAAATTTCAG GGAAACTATCGATGACTACACCATGAAGATCAAATCTATATCGGCGGTCATATTCGAGGCAATGGCGAAATCTTTAGACTTGGAAGAAAATTGTTTTTTGAAACAATTTACTGAAGAACATGATGTTATGTTAGGGAGGTTTATTTTGTACCCACCATGTCCAACCCCTGATCAAGTGTTTGGGCTGAAAGCCCATTCGGACAGATCCGGAATTACTCTATTGTTACAAGATCCTGGAGTTGAAGGGCTTCAAGTGTTTAATGGTGGTAAATGGTACATGGTTCCTGTGATATGCGATGCCCTTTTTATTAACCTTGGCGATCAAATGCAG